In a genomic window of Salvelinus fontinalis isolate EN_2023a chromosome 7, ASM2944872v1, whole genome shotgun sequence:
- the tyms gene encoding thymidylate synthase produces MPATSDIHTAAPCNNEEPKKEDSQVGQSSFSLFCDERGYLNQCEYILQHGHRKGDRTGTGVISVFGSQTRYSLRDQFPLLTTKRVFWKGILEELLWFIKGSTNAKELTEKGVKIWDANGSRQFLDKMGFTDREEGDLGPVYGFQWRHYGAEYSDMHKDYTGEGVDQLQKVIDTIKTNPEDRRIIMCAWNPKDLPQMALPPCHALCQFYVIDGELSCQLYQRSGDMGLGVPFNIASYALLTYMIAHITGLKPGDFVHTLGDAHIYSNHIEPIKVQLQREIRPFPKLKLLRTVEKIDDFRAEDFEIVDYKPHPTIKMQMAV; encoded by the exons ATGCCTGCTACTTCTGACATACACACAGCGGCACCTTGTAACAACGAAGAGCCTAAGAAAGAGGATAGTCAGGTGGGACAAAGttcgttctctctcttctgtgaTGAACGCGGGTATCTGAACCAATGTGAATACATTTTGCAACATGGACATCGAAAGGGAGACCGAACAGGAACGGGGGTCATCTCTGTTTTCGGTTCACAAACAAGATACAGTCTCCGGG ATCAGTTTCCTTTGCTGACGACGAAAAGGGTTTTCTGGAAAGGAATTCTCGAAGAACTACTGTGGTTTATCAAA GGCTCAACAAATGCCAAGGAGCTCACAGAGAAAGGGGTGAAGATCTGGGATGCAAATGGATCGAGACAGTTCCTGGACAAAATGGGGTTTACAGACCGGGAGGAGGGAGACTTGGGGCCCGTGTATGGTTTCCAGTGGCGGCACTATGGTGCAGAATACAGCGACATGCACAAAG ATTACACAGGAGAAGGTGTGGACCAACTACAGAAGGTTATTGACACTATCAAGACTAATCCAGAAGACAGGAGAATCATCATGTGTGCATGGAACCCCAAGG ACCTGCCCCAGATGGCGCTGCCCCCGTGCCATGCCCTGTGCCAGTTCTATGTCATTGACGGGGAGTTGTCGTGCCAGCTGTACCAGCGCTCGGGGGACATGGGCTTGGGGGTCCCCTTCAACATCGCCAGCTACGCCCTCCTCACCTACATGATTGCACACATCACAGGACTCAAG CCTGGGGACTTTGTGCACACTCTGGGAGATGCTCACATCTACAGCAACCACATCGAACCCATCAAAGTGCAG CTCCAGAGAGAGATTCGGCCCTTCCCCAAGCTGAAGCTCCTCCGGACAGTTGAGAAAATAGATGACTTCCGTGCAGAAGACTTTGAGATTGTTGACTACAAACCCCACCCCACCATCAAAATGCAGATGGCAGTTTAA
- the LOC129858839 gene encoding clusterin-like protein 1 codes for MRALLILTLYISSLGVLHCGPDPSPTELSEDVLQGLSRDGERYVDEEMKRALFGVKRMKEVMEKNQEKHEHLMKTLKESSDKRKGAVQLATEAELKLQKAEEQCHDSLRTSFMECRPCLEDTCKTFYTSTCRRGFSSFSFKVEEFFRKLSSQLETPDQVVNQNQDNLNQTQNSDDPDLELVRLNVSFSQMQGKMSSLHNRSTELVDTMHQEFGHGFWVAFTTKLKPKPLSPTQESPSGGFFTGMGRLGSMGLDDVLEEVYDFGRAVVEDFSDAMTDVLDEMQEAVDEESWQQRESFPSWSWVPVPFPDMYLCRQLRRQAAECWQLQRLCESCQDTLVKECPSVRELHSALEETYLLLNTSRLQYEEMLQVVQKHTDDTHTWLNTMEAKYGWVTQLTNGTLGPQYIFSVSAVVLQVRDNGFKGDTRVVLNILNSPSLTLSVPAELEVQDSAFIQYVAQEALAHYKQSKI; via the exons ATGAGAGCACTGCTGATTCTCACCCTCTACATTTCATCTCTTGGGGTCCTGCATTGTGGCCCCGACCCCTCTCCCACAGAACTGAGTGAGGATGTTCTCCAGG GGCTGTCGAGGGATGGTGAGCGTTATGTTGACGAGGAGATGAAGAGAGCCTTGTTTGGGGTGAAGCGGATGAAGGAGGTGATGGAGAAGAACCAAGAGAAGCATGAACACCTCATGAAGACCCTCAAAGAAAGTAGCGACAAGAGGAAG GGGGCAGTGCAACTGGCCACAGAGGCGGAGCTAAAGCTTCAGAAGGCTGAGGAGCAGTGCCATGATTCGCTAAGGACATCATTTATGGAGTGTCGACCCTGCCTGGAAGACACGTGTAAGACATTTTACACCTCCACCTGCCGAAGAggcttctcctccttctctttcaaA GTGGAGGAGTTCTTCAGGAAGTTATCGTCCCAACTGGAAACTCCAGACCAGGTTGTCAATCAGAACCAAGATAACCTGAACCAGACCCAGAACTCAGACGATCCAGATCTGGAGCTGGTGCGGCTGAATGTCTCCTTCAGTCAGATGCAAGGGAAAATGAGCTCCCTGCACAACCGGAGCACAGAGCTGGTCGACACGATGCACCAAGAGTTTGGCCATGGCTTCTGGGTGGCCTTCACCACGAAGCTGAAGCCCAAGCCCCTCTCCCCCACACAGGAGTCCCCTAGTGGGGGCTTCTTCACGGGCATGGGCCGCCTTGGCAGCATGGGCCTAGATGATGTGCTGGAGGAAGTGTATGACTTTGGCCGGGCGGTAGTGGAAGACTTCAGCGATGCAATGACAGATGTCCTGGACGAGATGCAGGAGGCTGTAGATGAGGAGTCTTGGCAGCAGAGAG AGTCATTCCCTAGCTGGAGCTGGGTCCCAGTTCCATTCCCAGACATGTATCTCTGTAGACAGCTCCGCAGGCAGGCAGCAGAGTGCTGGCAGCTGCAGAGACTGTGCGAGTCCTGTCAGGACACTTTGGTGAAAG AGTGTCCCAGTGTGAGGGAACTCCACTCTGCGCTGGAGGAGACATACCTGCTGCTCAACACGTCTCGTTTGCAGTATGAGGAGATGCTGCAGGTGGTCCAGAAACACACGGatgacacacacacctggctcAACACCATGGAGGCCAAATATGGCTGGGTGACGCAGCTCACCAATGGCACCCTGGGTCCTCAGTACATCTTCAGTGTGAGCGCG GTGGTTCTACAGGTGAGGGATAACGGGTTTAAAGGTGACACCAGAGTGGTGTTGAACATCCTGAACTCTCCTTCATTAACCCTCTCCGTCCCAGCAGAGCTAGAGGTGCAGGACTCTGCCTTCATTCAGTATGTGGCCCAAGAGGCCCTGGCCCACTACAAACAGTCAAAG ATATGA